The Pyrococcus kukulkanii genome contains a region encoding:
- a CDS encoding nucleotidyltransferase domain-containing protein, which yields MEDRIMSDIRKYIETLKKHGIDILLAVIFGSFAKGTYGLGSDVDLFIVARGLPEDFDERLKLLYLLNETETVIDPKAYTPEEVEKMFAKGHLFLLELSEHGKVIYVGDDKYSKEFFRNLRALKGRYKRINNAWIRVV from the coding sequence ATGGAAGACAGAATAATGAGCGATATAAGGAAGTACATTGAAACGCTTAAAAAACACGGTATTGATATCCTGCTCGCTGTAATTTTTGGATCATTTGCTAAGGGAACCTATGGGTTAGGTAGTGACGTTGACCTATTCATAGTGGCGAGAGGTCTCCCCGAGGACTTTGATGAAAGGTTGAAACTGTTGTACCTCCTAAATGAGACCGAGACGGTAATAGATCCAAAGGCTTATACGCCAGAGGAAGTTGAGAAAATGTTTGCAAAAGGTCATTTATTCCTCCTCGAACTTTCTGAGCATGGAAAGGTAATATACGTGGGGGATGATAAATATTCAAAGGAATTCTTTAGGAATCTTAGGGCTCTAAAGGGGAGATACAAGCGCATAAATAATGCTTGGATCAGGGTGGTTTGA
- a CDS encoding segregation and condensation protein A, whose translation MESRFEPEVTPVDILLQLVRMGKVDPWNIDIVDLTEKYIKMLRQMQELDLRISARAILAAAILVRMKSEALLREDEKKEEEKGEEKIRVEVDPLVPPLRRVERYYTLDDLIEALMDALEEAERRKPRKKKKVEIEEEIFVVDDFRVDIEKHVNRLYEIVKELYRETGKPIRFWDLVFDVDPKIIARTFLYLLFLENMGKVEMVQEEPFGEILVVPLES comes from the coding sequence ATGGAATCTAGGTTTGAGCCCGAGGTAACTCCCGTCGACATTCTCTTACAGCTCGTGAGGATGGGCAAAGTAGATCCATGGAACATTGACATAGTTGATCTAACTGAGAAGTACATAAAGATGCTTAGGCAGATGCAGGAGCTCGACCTCAGAATTTCTGCTAGAGCCATTTTAGCTGCAGCAATCCTCGTTAGAATGAAGAGCGAGGCTTTACTTCGAGAAGACGAGAAGAAAGAAGAGGAAAAGGGGGAAGAGAAGATAAGAGTTGAAGTTGATCCCCTAGTTCCTCCGCTGAGGAGGGTTGAACGCTATTACACCCTTGACGATCTGATTGAGGCTTTAATGGATGCCCTTGAGGAAGCAGAGAGGAGGAAACCCAGAAAAAAGAAGAAAGTGGAGATAGAGGAAGAAATCTTCGTGGTTGATGACTTTAGAGTTGACATAGAGAAGCACGTGAACAGGCTTTACGAGATCGTTAAGGAATTATACAGGGAAACTGGGAAGCCGATAAGGTTCTGGGATTTAGTGTTCGACGTTGATCCTAAAATTATAGCTAGAACTTTTCTTTACCTCTTGTTTCTCGAGAACATGGGCAAAGTGGAGATGGTGCAAGAAGAACCCTTCGGTGAGATACTTGTGGTTCCTCTCGAGTCTTAA
- a CDS encoding HEPN domain-containing protein, which yields MFDGEEFERWVRQAEYTLRSARADAESGFYSWTCFKAQQAAKFAVKGLLIGLGIPAYGHSTAKLLSILVSQGIEVPQEILRIARVVEGFYIPARYPDAHVEGAPYEFYDKRDAEEAINFAEAILKFVMEVAKWKTE from the coding sequence GCGGAGTATACACTTAGGAGTGCTCGGGCTGATGCTGAGAGCGGATTCTATTCATGGACCTGCTTCAAGGCTCAGCAGGCGGCAAAATTTGCGGTTAAGGGACTGTTAATCGGCTTAGGTATTCCTGCTTATGGTCACTCTACCGCAAAACTCCTTTCGATCCTTGTATCTCAAGGTATCGAAGTTCCTCAGGAGATCCTTAGAATCGCTAGGGTTGTTGAGGGATTCTACATTCCGGCGAGGTATCCAGATGCTCATGTTGAGGGTGCCCCATACGAGTTCTATGACAAGAGAGATGCCGAAGAAGCAATAAATTTTGCTGAGGCAATACTAAAGTTCGTTATGGAGGTTGCGAAATGGAAGACAGAATAA